A single window of Nicotiana sylvestris chromosome 3, ASM39365v2, whole genome shotgun sequence DNA harbors:
- the LOC104210346 gene encoding uncharacterized protein translates to MTYSSSSASHMARGSSTQFIDPDLDQRFRALKSKQTPKTKNPIPQQPCSTSTASDVNLFPRFAALKSSLPAYSSLANQQAVEENEEDNDEVEKLIKWAIDTARLDPSPPSDTDEDENSEDDVS, encoded by the coding sequence ATGACGTATTCCTCAAGCTCAGCCTCCCATATGGCTCGTGGTTCTTCCACCCAATTCATCGATCCAGATCTCGATCAACGTTTCCGTGCCCTCAAATCCAAGCAAACCCCCAAAACCAAAAACCCTATTCCCCAACAACCATGTTCAACCTCTACAGCTTCTGATGTTAACTTGTTTCCCAGATTTGCAGCTCTCAAAAGCTCCCTTCCCGCTTATTCTTCTTTGGCTAACCAACAGGctgtggaggagaatgaagaggATAACGATGAAGTTGAGAAGTTGATTAAGTGGGCCATTGATACTGCTAGGCTTGACCCTTCACCTCCCTCTGACACTGATGAAGATGAAAATAGTGAGGATGATGTCAGCTAA